GACCGGCGCTACGTCGAAAGGAACCGACATGACAAGCGTAGTCGTCGTTATCGGCGCGGGTTCGATCGGTCAGGCGATCGCCCGACGCGTCAGTTCTGGAAAGCGCGTGCTGCTCGCCGATCTCCGGCTTCAAAACGCGGAAGCCGCCGCCAAAGTCCTGAGCGAAGCCGGCTTTGAGGTCAGCACGGCGACCGTCGACGTATCCTCCCGTGCTTCGGTGCACGCGCTCGTTGAGGTGGCGACCGCCATCGGCGACGTAACGGGCGTCATCCATGCGGCCGGCGTCTCTCCGTCCCAGGCGCCGCCAGAGGTCATCTTGAAGGTCGACCTCTACGGAACAGCGGTCGTACTCGAGGAGTTCGGGCAGGTCATCGCCGCTGGGGGATCATGCGTCGTCATCGCCTCGATGTCCGGGCACCGGCTGCCGGCCCTTACCGCCGAACAGGACAAGGCCCTCGCCACGACTCCTGCCGAGGAGTTGCTGGCGCTGCCGATGCTCCAGCCGGACAAGGTCACCGACCCGCTAAACGCCTACCAGATCTCCAAGCGCAGCAACGCGCTGCGGGTCAAGGCCGAGGCGGTGAGGTGGAGCAAGCGCGGCGCGCGGGTGAACAACGTGAGCCCCGGCATCGTCATCACGCCGCTTGCCAGGGACGAGCTGACTGGCCCGCGTGGCGAAGGATACAGGCGCATGATCGACCTCTCGCCCGCAGGACGCGCCGGAACGCCGGACGAGATTGCATCGTTGGCCGCTCTCCTCATGGGACCAGACGGGGCCTTCATCACGGGCAGCGACTTCTTGATCGATGGCGGCGTGACCGCCTCGTACTTCTACGGCGAGCTAGCACCCAAGTGACGGGATCTGGCTCAACTTCAACAATGAAAGGACAACAGTAATGTTGGGAACGAAGCTTTACGGGCCGGGCGACGTCCGCTGCGAAGAGGTCGCCGAGCCGAAGATCCTCAAGCCGACCGACGCCATCATCAAGCTGTCGGCGAGCTGCATCTGCGGATCGGACCTTTGGCCGTTCCGTGGTGCTAACGAAGTCACCGAGCCGCTCGCCATGGGTCACGAATACTGCGGCGTAGTCGTGGAAGTCGGAAGCGCGGTGAAGACGGTCAAGCCTGGTCAGTTCGTGGTCGGCTCCTTCTGCCTGTCGGACAACACGTGCCCCCACTGCAAGTTCGGCTTCCAGTCCTCCTGCGAGCAACGCGAGTTCATGACCGGCGCGCAGGCGCCGTTTGCCCGCGTTCCTCTCGCCGACGGCACTCTCGTCGCAACAGCGCAGCTTCCGTCTGACGATCTCATTGCGAGCCTGCTCGCGGTTTCCGACGTTCTCGGAACCGGATGGTACGCGGCCGACGCCGCCGGCGTCCAAGAGGGCGGTACCGCAGTGGTCGTCGGCGACGGCGCGGTCGGCCTGATGGGCGTGCTTTCCGCCAAGCAGATGGGCGCGTCGCGGATCATCGCGATGAGCCGCCATAAGAGTCGGCAGGATCTCGCGCTCGAGTTCGGGGCGACCGACATCATCTCCGAGCGTGGCGACGAAGGCGTGGCCCGCATCAAGGAACTCACGAAGGGCGTCGGCGCGGATTCCGTTCTCGAATGCGTCGGCACCCAGGAATCCATGAGCCAGGCGGTCAACTGCGCCCGTCCGGGCGGCAAGATAGGATTCGTCGGCGTTCCGCACGGCGTCACGTTCGACGGTCAGAATCTCTTCTTCCAGCAGAAGAGCCTGCTCGGCGGACCGGCGCCCGTGCGTCGCTATTGCCGTATCTGATGGATCTTGTGCTCGATCGAAAGGTCAACCCCGGAAAGGTGTTCGATCTCGAGGTGCCGCTTGCCGACGTCGCCGAAGGTTACCGCGCCATGGACGAGCGCCGGGCGATCAAGACGCTTCTTCGCGTCTGATGGAACAGGCCGCTTCGCAGGTCTTTTCTTCTACTCCCTCAAACCAACATCGACGGAGACGAGCTCATGAAGAAGATTGCAGCCACCATCGCAATGTCGGCATTGGCAGCGACGGGCGCCGAAGCCCGGGAGAAGCGTCAGCGCGTCGCGCCGCAGGCCGTGTACGAGACGGCGCCGGGGCTCGGCGATTTCACGGACAATGTCCTCTTCGGCGAGGTTTGGGAACGCAAGGAGCTGTCGCCACGGGACCGCAGCCTTGTCACCGTCGCGACGCTCGTCTCGACCGGGAAGATCGCGCAAACCGGCAGCCATGTCCGCAGAGCGCTCGACAACGGCGTGAAGCCCGAGGAGATCGGCGAGCTGATCACGCAGCTCGCCTTCTATTCCGGTTGGCCGAACGCGATGTCGGCCGTCGTCGAGACGAAGAAGGTGTTCGAGAGCGTGGGATCGGCGCCCTCGCCAACAGCGACGCCGCGCGCATCGAACTCGAAGCTGCGGCCGAAGCGGCACGTGCGACCACAGTCGACGCGAACGTTGCGCCGACGGCGTCGGCACTGGCCGATCTCACCAACCGTGTTCTCTTCGGTGACCTTTGGCAGCGTCCAGATCTGTCGGCCCGCGACCGCAGCCTGGTGACGATGGCGGCCCTGGTCGCGATCGGACAGCCCGAGCAGCTTCCATTCCATGCTAATCGCGCGATGGATAACGGCCTGACGCGCGCCGAGGCTTCGGAGGTTGTCACGCAAGTGGCTTTCTATGCAGGATGGCCTCGGGCGATGTCGGCCGTCCCGGTTCTTAAGAAGGCCTTCGAAGGTCGCGAGGCCGCGTCTCAGGCCGCCACCGCTCCGGCCGACCTGAAGGTGACCCGGGCAGGCGAGGGCAGGGCGGCCGCGCCGGAGCAGTACTTCACCGGCAAGGTCGAAACGTCGGGCTTCTATCGCGGCGACGCGCCCGCTCGGATCGGAGGTGCGACCGTTTCGTTCTCGGCGGGAGCACGGACTGCATGGCACACCCATCCACTCGGCCAGACTCTCTTCATTATGTCCGGGCGTGGTTTGGTTCAGAAGCAGGGTGGCGCAGTCGAGGAGGTCGGTCCAGGTGACGTCGTCTGGATACCACCTCAGGTCAGGCATTGGCACGGCGCCTCCGCCGAGGAGGCGATGACGCACTTCGCGGTCGCCGAGGCCCTCGACGGGAACTCGGTGACGTGGATGGAGAAGGTCTCCGATGAAGACTATCCGGCCGGCCGCAATCTTGATTGAGCGGTGCGAACCAGCGATGGAGGCCTGAATGTTTCGACGCCACTTCCTGCAGGCCCTGCCGCTCGCCGCGGCCGCCGTGTCGACTGTTCCGAAAGGCGCCTTTTCGCAGGCGGTTGGTGGCGGCTCGAAAACACTGGTCGCCTACTTCTCGCGAACAGGAAACACAAGGGTGATCGCATACCAGATCAGGAGAGCGAAGGACGCCGCGCTGTTCGAAATCGATCCGGCAGTCGCCTACCCGGAGGACTACGAAGAGACGGTCGCGCAGGCTCGCCGCGAGACAGCGTCCGGATACCTTCCACCCCTCAGAGCGTCGGTCCGTCAGGTTCGTCAGTACGACGCGGTCTATCTCGGCTTTCCAATCTGGGGGATGACAGCGCCGCCGGTGATCCGCTCGTTTATCCGGACTCACGACTTGTCTGAAAAAGCGGTATATCCCTTCATAACCCACGGGGGATACGGCCTTGGAAACAGTATCGACGTGGTGACTTCCTTGGCGCCTCGGGCACACTTGAAGCCGGTGTTGTCGATGGAGGCCGATCAAGAACGACAAACGCTTGAGCAGGTTAGAGGCTGGTTGGACGGCTAGGTGGAAAGAATGACGGAGACAGCAGCGGATCAGGACGCCGTGACGGTTCGCCCCGCAGTTCCGGCGGACGCGCAGCTTCTCGGGATATGGGGAGCGGCGCTTGTCGCGCTTCACCATCAGTTCGACGCCGCGCGGTTCTTTGGGGCCGGGTCTGCCACGCCGTCGAAGTATGCGAGCTTTCTTGAGAGGGAACTTGGCCGACCAGACGCGGTCGTTCTCGTGGCCGAAGATCGCGGGTCTCTCGTCGGCTACGTCTACGCGGCGCACGAGGGCAGGGATTACATGTCCTTGCGAGGACCCGCGGGTGTCATTCACGATCTCTTCGTTGATCCAGCCCGCCGCGGTAAGGGCATCGGCAGGTCGCTCCTTGAGGCAGCCATTTACGATCTCAAGTCCAACGGCGCCGAGCTCCTCGTGCTCTCGACGGCATACCGCAACCAGGCGGCTCAGAGCTTGTTCGCTGCTGTCGGTTTCCGTCCCACAATGATCGAGATGACATATGGGGCGGACAAGAGACGTCCCAAGAATGCACTGAGCACGGATCGGGACCGCTAAGTCCACGCGTCTCGCGATCCGCAAATCCTCGTAAGGACATCCCATCGGCCGAGCTCCGTTGCGTTGCCGATGATGACGAGTTTCCCGGTCTTCGTTTCGCGCAATCTACTCCGCCGCCTCGATGAAGCGGTGGCGTTCGTAGAGGAACTTCAGCACGGCTTCGCGGCATTTGAGATATGTTCGGTCGGAGGCGAGTTCGATGCGATTGCGGGGACGGGATATCGTCACATCAAGCACTTCGCCGATGCGGGCCGCCGGGCCGTTGGTCATCATCACGATGCGATCGGACAGGAGCACGGCTTCATCGACATCATGGGTGATCATCACCATCGTGTTGCCAAGCCGGGCGTGGATATCCATCACCGCATCCTGAAGATGCGCGCGGGTCAGCGCATCGAGCGCGCCGAAGGGCTCGTCGAGCAGCAGGATCTTCGGTTCCATTGAAAGCGCGCGGGCAATGCCGACGCGCTGTTTCATACCCCCCGAAATTTCCGAAGGCCGCTTGTCCTTGGCATGCCCCATCTGCACGAGGTCGAGGTTGGCCATGACCCAGTCATGCCGCTCGGCCTTGGTCTTTGTTCTGTTGAAGAGTTTGGAGACGGCAAGGCTCACGTTCTCGTAGACCGTCAGCCGGGCAGGAGTGAGTGGTTCTGAAAGACGACGGCGCGTTCCGGACCCGGTTCGTTGACCTCGCGGTTTTCAAGGAGCACGGCGCCTGCTGAAACTGGGGCCAGGCCGGCGATGAGGTTGAGCAGGGTGGACTTGCCACAGCCCGAATGGCCAATGATCGAGACGAATTCACCTTCGGAAATCGTCAGATTGATGTCCTTCAGAACCTCGGCGCTTACGCCGCCCCGATCGAAATGTTTGTCGATGTGGTCGAGCTTGAGATAGGCGTTCATCACGAGGCTCCTCAGTTGGCGACGGCGCCGCGGGTGACGAGTTTGCCGAGCGCGGCCACCAGCTTGTCGAGGGCGAAGCCGACGATGCCGATATAGGCGAGCGCGACGATGATGTCTGGAAGGCGCGACGAATTCCACGCATCCCAGATGAAAAAGCCGATGCCGACGCCGCCAGTCAGCATTTCGGCGGCGACGATGGCAAGCCAGGAGAGGCCCACGCCGATCCTGAGACCGGTAAAGATGTAGGGTGCTGCCGACGGCAGCATGATCTTGAAGAAAAATTCGAACTGGTTGAGCCGCAGCACCTTTGCGACGTTGCGGTAGTCCTGTGGGATATTGCGCACGCCGACGGCGGTGTTGATGATCACCGGCCAGATCGAGGTGATGAAGATAACGAAGATGGCCGAAGGATTGGAATCCTGGAAAGCTGCGAGCGACAGCGGCAGCCAGGCGAGCGGAGGAACCGTACGCAGCACCTGGAAGATCGGATCGAGGCCACGCATCGCCCAGACCGACTGGCCGATGATCGCACCGATGATGACGCCGCAGACGGCGGCAAGGCCAAAGCCATAAACCACGCGCTGGAGCGAAACGAGCACGCGCCAGCCGAGCCCGATATCCTGGGAGCCGTAGTTGAAGAACGGATAGGCGATCAGGTCATAGCTTTCCTGCCAGACCTGATGCGGCGAGGGCAAAGACGCATCGGTTGATGAACAGAGCACCTGCCAGACGAGCAGGATGAGTGCCAGCACGACGGCCGGCGGAACGACATTGCGAAGTGCGGCCAATCCCGCACGACGAAAATCGAGCCGCGTTCCATGCTTGCCGGAAAATGGCAGAACCTTTGCCGCCATCTTGGCAGCGGCGGCCGTGGGGGGATTTTCTTTATTTGCCAGGGCGGACATCAACGCGCTCCTCACGTGAATGAAAGGCCGGCGCGCCGGTTGCGCGCCGGAGGCGGGGTCAGGAGGCAGCCTTGATCGAAAGGCTGTCGAGATAGGCGGAGGGATTTTCAGGATCGAAGACCTTGCCGTCGAAGAAGGTCTCCTTGCCGCGGGAAGACGATGCGGGAATGTCGGCTGCAGCGACGCCGAGATCCTTGGCGGCCTCGCGCCAGATGTCTTCGCGGTTCACCTGGTTGACCAGCGCCTTGATGTCGGTGTTCGCCGGCAGATTTCCCCATCGGATGTTTTCCGTCATGAACCAGGTATCATGGCTCTTGAACGGGTAGGAGGCGCCGTCTTTCCAAAACTTCATATAGAGGTCGGTGGCATTGACCTCGCGGCCGTTGCCATAATTGATGTCGCCCTTGAGGCGGCCGAGCACATCCTTCGTCGGGACGTTGAACCATTGGCGCTTGCCGAGGATATCAGCCATCTCCGCCTTGTTGTCCATGCTCTCGCACCACTGCTGCGCCTCCATCACAGCCATCAGCAGGGCCTTGGCAGCATTGGGATTCTTTTCGATCCAGTCGGCCCGGAGCCCGAGCGCCTTTTCAGGATGACCCTTCCAGAGCTCGCCGGTCGTGGCTGCGGTGAAGCCGATGCCCTGGTTGACGAGCTGCTCATTCCACGGTTCGCCCACACAGAAGACGTCCATGTTGCCGACCTTCATGTTAGCAACCATCTGTGGTGGCGGCACGACGATGGTCGAAACGTCCTTGTTCGGATCAATGCCACCGGCGGCGAGCCAGTAACGGATCCAAAGGTCGTGGGTGCCGCCTGGGAAGGTCATGGCGGCCTTGACCTCCTTGCCTTCCGCTTTCTTTTTCTCAAACGCGGCCTTGAGCTTGGAGGCGTCCAGTTGCACGCCGGTTTCGGCATATTCCTTGGCGACGGAAATACCCTGGCTGTCGAGATTGAGCCGGGCGAGGATTGCCATCGGCACCGGCTTATTGTTCTGCGTCACCTTGCCGGTATGCATGAGATAGGGCAGCGGCGAAAGGATGTGAGCGCCGTCGATGCCGTTTGCTGCGCCGCCCAACACAAGATTGTCGCGGGTCGCGCCCCAAGATGCCTGTTTGGCGACATCCGTTTCCGGAAGGCCATGCTTGTCGAAAAGGCCCTTTTCCTTGGCAATGATCAGCGGCGCGGAATCCGTGAGAGCGATAAAGCCCAGCTTGACACCTTTCACTTCAGGGCCTGCCCCGGCTGCGAAGGCGCCGGACGGAAAGGCCGTCTTGACGGCGCCGATGAGGGCAGCCGTTGCAGTCGTCTTGAGCATGCTGCGGCGGGTAATGCCGGTTGTCGAAATCCCAGTCGAAATCTTTGTCATGCGCAGGTTCCCTCTGCTGGCCGAATTTTGGACACAAAAAAACGCCGCCGGAAATTGCGGTCACGGGATCGGAGGATCCCGGACATCAAAAACCTTGCGACGTCGGTGTCGTGTGTAGGCGCCTATGCCGCGCCTATCTGCGCCGGTCGCCGTTGACCGGTGCGTCTCAGACCTTGCAATCAGCGTGCCAGTTGTAAGGAGAGCTCGTAACAGTATGAAGAAAAAGGAGAAATCAGATGGTTTCGCGACTGTCTATTTCTTGGGCATATATACAACGTGATCAATTTGTGTGCGATTGCTTGCTGGGATCATCTTCGTGAGAGCGCTTATTTGTGCAGTGCACACGAGAGTAAGGTAGTAATGCGGGAGCTTAGCCACGCGCCTTGGCCGCAACGGCTGCTTCTGCCCGTCGCCCGGATCGCGGTCTGTTTTATGGCATCGCGCTTTCACCGCCTGCTTTCATGACGACTTGCCTTCCCTTACAATCCCTTGAGGACACACAGGAGTTCCGTCATGAGTGAAGACGCTTTCAACATGTCGATCCGCAAGTTCCTGAAGGAAGTGGGCGTCACTTCGCAGCGCAAGATCGAGGAGACGGTGCGCGAAGGGCAGACCAGCAGTAGGAAGCTGAAGGTCCGCATGACGCTGACGGCGGAAGGCACCAGCCTCAACCACGTGGTGGACGGCGAGATCGAACTTCCATAGGCCGGCTTGGTCGCCTGGAGCCGGCAGGACCGACCGCGGCGTCATTGGGCGTGATACGCTCTTATTTGGGTCTGAATCGACGCCAACAGCACACAGGCTGGCATGAAAGTCGAGACTGCGGAACAACGCGCAAATGCCACAGTTGAACGAACGTCGATTGACGACTATCAGGGCAGGCGGTCAATGCTTGAGGCACTTGCGGCCCATTGCCATTGCCTTGTAAGTTCCCTTCAGATCGACGACGAACATTCCCTTGGTTTCCGGAAACACGATCATTTCATATTTCTTCGCTACGGCGCGCTTGAACTCCGGGTTGTCTGTCAGGATGTAGCCGCCAGAATATCCGCCCTTGAGTTCGCCGTGGGTGCTGGTGGCTACGCCACCATAGAGATGACCTCCGATGGAGACGAAGACTTCCGACTTGGTCCCGTTCGTAAGGCCGATATCCGCCTTCGAGAATACGCCAAGGTATCCCAGATCCTGATTTGCGGTGACCCCCATTTGCACCGAACCTGAGCCATAGTCGCGCACGATCAAGCAGTCTCCGCGGGTTTGATTTGTATAGACGGTCCAGCCCTCGACCTCCCCATATTTAGCAAGCACGTCACTGGCCTTGGGAACGGGAGCCTGTGCATAGGCTGCCATCGCAGACGAAATCGCAACTGACGTCGCCGCGATGAGTGTCACGAAGCTTCTCATTGATATCCCCTTTTGTGTGCAGACTGAATCGCTCTGGGATCGTGGTGGTGATCTGCGCGACCCAG
This genomic stretch from Rhizobium favelukesii harbors:
- a CDS encoding SDR family oxidoreductase, translated to MTSVVVVIGAGSIGQAIARRVSSGKRVLLADLRLQNAEAAAKVLSEAGFEVSTATVDVSSRASVHALVEVATAIGDVTGVIHAAGVSPSQAPPEVILKVDLYGTAVVLEEFGQVIAAGGSCVVIASMSGHRLPALTAEQDKALATTPAEELLALPMLQPDKVTDPLNAYQISKRSNALRVKAEAVRWSKRGARVNNVSPGIVITPLARDELTGPRGEGYRRMIDLSPAGRAGTPDEIASLAALLMGPDGAFITGSDFLIDGGVTASYFYGELAPK
- a CDS encoding flavodoxin, giving the protein MFRRHFLQALPLAAAAVSTVPKGAFSQAVGGGSKTLVAYFSRTGNTRVIAYQIRRAKDAALFEIDPAVAYPEDYEETVAQARRETASGYLPPLRASVRQVRQYDAVYLGFPIWGMTAPPVIRSFIRTHDLSEKAVYPFITHGGYGLGNSIDVVTSLAPRAHLKPVLSMEADQERQTLEQVRGWLDG
- a CDS encoding GNAT family N-acetyltransferase; this translates as MTETAADQDAVTVRPAVPADAQLLGIWGAALVALHHQFDAARFFGAGSATPSKYASFLERELGRPDAVVLVAEDRGSLVGYVYAAHEGRDYMSLRGPAGVIHDLFVDPARRGKGIGRSLLEAAIYDLKSNGAELLVLSTAYRNQAAQSLFAAVGFRPTMIEMTYGADKRRPKNALSTDRDR
- the ntrB gene encoding nitrate ABC transporter permease, which produces MSALANKENPPTAAAAKMAAKVLPFSGKHGTRLDFRRAGLAALRNVVPPAVVLALILLVWQVLCSSTDASLPSPHQVWQESYDLIAYPFFNYGSQDIGLGWRVLVSLQRVVYGFGLAAVCGVIIGAIIGQSVWAMRGLDPIFQVLRTVPPLAWLPLSLAAFQDSNPSAIFVIFITSIWPVIINTAVGVRNIPQDYRNVAKVLRLNQFEFFFKIMLPSAAPYIFTGLRIGVGLSWLAIVAAEMLTGGVGIGFFIWDAWNSSRLPDIIVALAYIGIVGFALDKLVAALGKLVTRGAVAN
- a CDS encoding CmpA/NrtA family ABC transporter substrate-binding protein is translated as MTKISTGISTTGITRRSMLKTTATAALIGAVKTAFPSGAFAAGAGPEVKGVKLGFIALTDSAPLIIAKEKGLFDKHGLPETDVAKQASWGATRDNLVLGGAANGIDGAHILSPLPYLMHTGKVTQNNKPVPMAILARLNLDSQGISVAKEYAETGVQLDASKLKAAFEKKKAEGKEVKAAMTFPGGTHDLWIRYWLAAGGIDPNKDVSTIVVPPPQMVANMKVGNMDVFCVGEPWNEQLVNQGIGFTAATTGELWKGHPEKALGLRADWIEKNPNAAKALLMAVMEAQQWCESMDNKAEMADILGKRQWFNVPTKDVLGRLKGDINYGNGREVNATDLYMKFWKDGASYPFKSHDTWFMTENIRWGNLPANTDIKALVNQVNREDIWREAAKDLGVAAADIPASSSRGKETFFDGKVFDPENPSAYLDSLSIKAAS
- a CDS encoding DUF6494 family protein; amino-acid sequence: MSEDAFNMSIRKFLKEVGVTSQRKIEETVREGQTSSRKLKVRMTLTAEGTSLNHVVDGEIELP